A window of Rubricoccus marinus contains these coding sequences:
- a CDS encoding MBL fold metallo-hydrolase, producing MRVDATLLGTGTSVGVPIIGCSCAVCTSDDPRDTRLRTSAHVVAHTSAGPVHLQIDAGPDFRQQAFAGGVSTVDAVLVTHEHFDHVVGLDDLRPFFFRDRTPIPVLTLPRTAAALEQMFSYIFRDGTYPGVSRLELQPVEDAFTVASRSAPEATVEVIPVPVFHGDLPILGWRIGPLAYLTDVSRIPDESLELLEGVDVLVLDGLRPTPHPTHLSFEEAAGIAAQIGARQTWLVHMTHDVLHAEADAMLPEGVRLGYDGLQITAGA from the coding sequence ATGAGGGTAGACGCGACCTTGCTCGGGACGGGGACATCCGTCGGTGTGCCCATCATTGGCTGCAGCTGCGCGGTCTGCACATCCGACGATCCGCGCGACACACGGCTCCGGACCTCGGCGCACGTGGTCGCGCACACCAGCGCGGGGCCGGTACACCTCCAGATCGACGCCGGGCCGGACTTCCGGCAACAGGCCTTCGCCGGGGGGGTGAGCACCGTGGACGCCGTGCTGGTAACGCACGAGCACTTCGACCACGTCGTCGGCCTGGACGACCTGCGGCCGTTCTTTTTCCGCGACCGCACGCCGATCCCGGTCCTCACGCTCCCGCGCACCGCCGCGGCGCTGGAGCAGATGTTCAGCTACATCTTCCGCGACGGCACCTATCCCGGCGTCTCGCGCCTGGAGCTCCAGCCCGTGGAGGACGCCTTCACGGTCGCGAGCCGTTCGGCGCCAGAGGCCACGGTGGAGGTGATCCCGGTCCCTGTTTTCCACGGCGATCTCCCCATCCTCGGCTGGCGCATCGGGCCTCTGGCGTACCTCACCGATGTGAGCCGCATACCGGACGAAAGCCTGGAGCTATTGGAAGGCGTGGACGTGCTCGTCCTCGACGGGCTCCGGCCGACGCCGCACCCGACGCACCTCTCGTTCGAGGAGGCCGCCGGCATCGCGGCGCAAATCGGCGCACGCCAGACGTGGCTGGTCCACATGACGCACGACGTGCTCCACGCAGAAGCCGACGCGATGCTGCCTGAGGGCGTGCGGCTGGGCTACGACGGCCTCCAAATCACGGCCGGCGCGTAG